A single window of Streptomyces sp. NBC_00464 DNA harbors:
- a CDS encoding MalY/PatB family protein, whose product MSTSYDFDTVIDRRGTWSVQWDGVADRFGVDGLLPFTISDMDFETAPEVLAALRDRLDHGVFGYTDWRLGDFRPAIAHWYATRYDTTIDTGRLVYGPSVLSQLSQLLQMWTVEGDGVVVHTPTYDGFRKAVTGLGRELRGVGLGDTAALERELAREDSKVLVVCSPHNPSGRVWTEAELAEMASLAARHGVAVISDEIHADFVHDGRPHVPWTRVGGDGRWALITSASKAFNFPALTGSYGLIGRAEDRTEYLRRMETAEGLASPAVLSLTAHIAAYRDGAAWLDAVREYVAGNLALVAERLNAAFPALEWEPPQAGYLAWIDLRRAGVEDDEALQRVLVERERVAVMPGSVYGAEGFVRLNVGCARSKVEAGVAALIRGVEAVRGAA is encoded by the coding sequence GTGAGCACGTCCTACGACTTCGACACCGTCATCGACCGGCGCGGCACCTGGAGTGTGCAGTGGGACGGTGTCGCGGACCGGTTCGGTGTGGACGGCCTGCTGCCGTTCACCATCTCGGACATGGACTTCGAGACGGCCCCCGAGGTGTTGGCGGCCCTGCGGGACCGGCTCGATCACGGCGTCTTCGGCTACACGGACTGGCGGCTGGGCGACTTCCGCCCGGCGATCGCCCACTGGTACGCGACGCGGTACGACACCACGATCGACACCGGCCGGCTGGTGTACGGGCCTTCGGTGCTCAGCCAGTTGTCGCAGCTGCTCCAGATGTGGACGGTCGAGGGGGACGGCGTGGTCGTCCACACCCCGACGTACGACGGCTTCCGCAAGGCGGTCACCGGGCTCGGCCGCGAGCTGCGGGGCGTGGGGCTGGGGGACACGGCCGCGCTGGAGCGGGAGCTCGCGCGGGAGGACAGCAAGGTCCTCGTGGTCTGTTCGCCGCACAATCCGTCGGGGCGGGTGTGGACGGAGGCGGAGCTCGCCGAGATGGCCTCGCTCGCGGCACGGCACGGGGTCGCCGTGATCAGCGACGAGATCCACGCGGACTTCGTGCACGACGGGCGCCCGCACGTGCCGTGGACGCGGGTGGGGGGTGACGGGCGCTGGGCGCTCATCACCTCGGCCTCGAAGGCGTTCAATTTTCCGGCGCTGACCGGTTCGTACGGGCTCATCGGCCGCGCGGAGGACCGGACGGAGTACCTGCGCCGGATGGAGACCGCGGAGGGCCTCGCCTCGCCGGCGGTCCTCTCGCTGACCGCGCACATCGCCGCGTACCGGGACGGCGCGGCGTGGCTGGACGCCGTGCGCGAGTATGTCGCCGGGAACCTGGCACTGGTCGCGGAGCGGCTGAACGCGGCGTTCCCCGCTCTGGAGTGGGAGCCGCCGCAGGCCGGGTACCTGGCCTGGATCGATCTGCGGCGGGCGGGTGTCGAGGACGACGAGGCGCTTCAGCGCGTGCTGGTCGAGCGGGAACGCGTCGCGGTGATGCCGGGGAGCGTGTACGGGGCGGAGGGCTTCGTACGGCTGAACGTGGGGTGTGCGCGGAGCAAGGTGGAGGCGGGGGTGGCGGCGCTGATCCGGGGGGTGGAGGCGGTGCGGGGGGCCGCGTAG
- a CDS encoding MFS transporter has product MAESSAGPTGIRVASPTGRWVVLTTVLGSSMAMLDSTVINVALPRIGEDLGTGLAALQWTVNAYMLTLAGLILLGGALGDRYGRRRVFVVGVVWFAVASLLCGIAPNADVLIAARALQGVGGALLTPGSLALIQASFHPDDRARAVGLWSGLGGVGAAVGPFVGGWLVDGPGWRWVFLLNLPLAAICVPVALRHVPESRDPNQHGRFDVLGAVLGALALALVTYALIEAPGHGASPAVIGAAVGGVLLGAAFVQVERRRPDPMLPPSVFASRQFTAVNLVTLCVYAALGGFFFLSAIQLQVVAGYSALGAGTALLPTTVLMLLFSARSGELGRRIGPRIPLTVGPLTAAAGMLLMLRVGPGSDTVTGYLTDVLPAVAVLGVGLVTLVAPLTATVLASVDTTRAGLASGINNAAARAAGLIAVAALPLLAGMGPEAYRDAGEFAATFRRAMPMCAGLLVLGALIAWATVRTPPAAVQETAQPECTVNCGVTSPPLEPAPETGR; this is encoded by the coding sequence ATGGCGGAGAGCTCAGCAGGTCCCACCGGCATCCGTGTCGCCTCCCCCACCGGCCGCTGGGTCGTCCTCACGACCGTGCTCGGGTCGAGCATGGCCATGCTCGACTCCACCGTCATCAACGTCGCCCTGCCCCGCATCGGCGAGGACCTCGGCACCGGCCTGGCCGCCCTCCAGTGGACCGTCAACGCCTACATGCTGACCCTGGCCGGGCTGATCCTCCTCGGGGGAGCGCTCGGCGACCGGTACGGGCGGCGGCGGGTCTTCGTCGTCGGCGTCGTGTGGTTCGCCGTCGCCTCGCTGCTCTGCGGCATCGCGCCGAACGCCGACGTGCTCATCGCCGCCCGTGCCCTCCAGGGCGTCGGCGGCGCCCTGCTCACCCCCGGGTCGCTGGCCCTGATCCAGGCGAGCTTCCATCCGGACGACCGGGCCCGTGCGGTCGGGCTGTGGTCGGGGCTCGGCGGGGTCGGCGCCGCCGTCGGGCCGTTCGTCGGCGGCTGGCTCGTCGACGGGCCCGGCTGGCGGTGGGTGTTCCTGCTCAACCTGCCGCTCGCCGCGATCTGTGTGCCCGTCGCCCTGCGCCACGTACCGGAGTCCCGGGACCCGAACCAGCACGGCCGCTTCGATGTCCTGGGGGCGGTCCTCGGGGCCCTGGCGCTCGCGCTGGTGACGTACGCGCTGATCGAGGCGCCGGGGCACGGCGCGTCCCCTGCGGTGATCGGGGCGGCGGTGGGCGGGGTGCTGCTCGGCGCCGCGTTCGTCCAGGTCGAGCGGCGGCGGCCGGACCCCATGCTGCCGCCGTCGGTGTTCGCGTCCCGGCAGTTCACCGCCGTCAACCTCGTCACCCTCTGCGTCTACGCGGCGCTCGGCGGATTCTTCTTCCTCTCCGCCATCCAGCTCCAGGTCGTGGCGGGGTACTCCGCGCTCGGCGCGGGTACCGCCCTGCTGCCCACCACCGTCCTGATGCTGCTGTTCTCGGCCCGGTCCGGCGAGCTGGGCCGGCGGATCGGGCCGCGTATTCCGCTCACCGTCGGTCCGCTGACCGCCGCCGCCGGAATGCTGCTGATGCTGCGCGTGGGACCGGGGTCCGACACCGTGACCGGATACCTCACCGACGTACTCCCCGCCGTCGCCGTCCTCGGCGTCGGCCTGGTCACCCTCGTGGCACCCCTCACCGCGACGGTCCTGGCCTCCGTGGACACCACCCGGGCCGGCCTCGCCAGCGGGATCAACAACGCCGCGGCCCGCGCTGCCGGGCTGATCGCGGTGGCCGCCCTGCCCCTGCTCGCCGGGATGGGGCCGGAGGCCTACCGGGACGCCGGGGAGTTCGCCGCGACCTTCCGGCGGGCCATGCCGATGTGCGCCGGGCTGCTGGTGCTCGGCGCCCTCATCGCCTGGGCGACCGTCCGTACGCCGCCGGCCGCCGTGCAGGAGACCGCGCAGCCGGAGTGCACGGTGAACTGCGGCGTCACGAGCCCCCCGCTCGAACCCGCACCGGAAACCGGCCGGTAG
- a CDS encoding DUF3151 domain-containing protein produces the protein MSIHENLLGGPAPTHLPDDPEPREMLAAGTAPADVAAKYPTSSLAWAQLADEAFEGGRVIESYAYARTGYHRGLDALRRAGWKGHGPVPFEHEPNRGFLRALHALARAAQSIGEQEEYERCSSFLRDSSPTAAQTLG, from the coding sequence ATGTCGATCCACGAGAACCTGCTCGGGGGCCCTGCCCCGACCCACCTGCCCGACGACCCGGAGCCGCGCGAGATGCTGGCCGCCGGCACCGCGCCCGCCGATGTCGCGGCGAAGTACCCGACCTCCTCGCTCGCCTGGGCACAGCTCGCCGACGAGGCGTTCGAGGGCGGCCGGGTCATCGAGTCGTACGCCTACGCCCGCACCGGCTACCACCGCGGCCTGGACGCCCTGCGCCGGGCCGGCTGGAAGGGGCACGGCCCCGTACCGTTCGAGCACGAGCCGAACCGCGGCTTCCTGCGGGCCCTGCACGCCCTCGCGCGTGCCGCGCAGTCGATCGGCGAGCAGGAGGAGTACGAGCGCTGCTCGTCGTTCCTCCGCGACTCCTCGCCGACCGCCGCCCAGACGCTCGGCTAG
- a CDS encoding tryptophan 2,3-dioxygenase family protein, producing the protein MSTIHPDPEATGAQTPHLDFAGTTPYEDYVQADVLTHLQHLRSDDPGEMVFLVTTQVMELWFTVIVHEWETAAHALRQDRLSVARDALKRSVRELEALNASWTPLAQLTPAQFNSYRSALGEGSGFQSAMYRRMEFLLGDKSASMLVPHRGAPRVHAELEKALAEPGLYDETLALLARRGHAVPEAVLGRDLTRKYEPSPEVEAVWAEIYANPDQHDELVRLGEALTDVGELVWRWRNDHLVATRRAMGSKTGTGGSAGVAWLEKRATKNVFPELWTARSHV; encoded by the coding sequence ATGTCGACGATTCACCCCGACCCCGAAGCCACCGGTGCGCAGACCCCGCACCTCGACTTCGCGGGAACGACTCCGTACGAGGACTATGTCCAGGCGGATGTCCTGACCCACCTCCAGCACCTCCGCTCGGACGACCCCGGCGAGATGGTCTTCCTGGTCACCACCCAGGTCATGGAGCTGTGGTTCACCGTCATCGTCCATGAGTGGGAGACCGCGGCACACGCCCTGCGCCAGGACCGGCTGAGCGTCGCACGCGACGCGCTGAAGCGGTCCGTGCGGGAGCTGGAGGCGCTCAACGCGTCCTGGACGCCGCTCGCCCAGCTCACCCCCGCCCAGTTCAACTCCTACCGGTCCGCGCTCGGCGAGGGCTCCGGTTTCCAGTCGGCGATGTACCGGCGGATGGAGTTCCTGCTCGGCGACAAGTCCGCCTCCATGCTCGTGCCGCACCGGGGTGCGCCCCGCGTCCACGCCGAACTGGAGAAGGCACTGGCCGAGCCGGGTCTGTACGACGAGACGCTCGCCCTCCTCGCCCGGCGCGGCCACGCCGTGCCCGAGGCCGTGCTCGGCCGCGACCTCACGCGGAAGTACGAGCCGTCGCCCGAGGTCGAGGCGGTCTGGGCGGAGATATACGCCAACCCGGACCAGCACGACGAGCTGGTCCGCCTCGGCGAGGCGCTCACCGACGTCGGCGAGCTCGTGTGGCGCTGGCGCAACGATCACCTCGTCGCGACCCGGCGGGCCATGGGATCCAAGACCGGGACGGGCGGTTCCGCCGGGGTCGCCTGGCTGGAGAAGCGCGCCACGAAGAACGTGTTCCCCGAGCTCTGGACGGCCCGCAGCCATGTCTGA
- the kynU gene encoding kynureninase yields MSDLQERAQALDAADELAPLRKLFTLDDTVYLDGNSLGALPRHVPARLQEVLTREWGELRIRSWDESGWWTAPERIGDRIAPIVGAGAGQIVVGDSTSVNVFKAVVAATRLAPEGRDEILVDAATFPTDGYIATSAARMTGHRIVPVAPADVPDALGPRTAAVLLNHVDYRSGRLHDLPGLTAAVHNAGAVAVWDLCHSAGALPVGLDEHGVDLAVGCTYKYLNGGPGSPAYLYVAERHQAAFDSPLPGWTSHADPFAMTPGYAPADGAVRGRVGTPDILSMLALEASLDVWDGVGIEAVRAKSLALTDFFLECVDAYAPAGRVTSATPAAHAERGSQVALRCEDAEPVMGALIPRGVVGDLRRPDVLRFGFTPLYVGFADAERAARVLADVLTGTAAPAA; encoded by the coding sequence ATGTCTGACCTTCAGGAGCGCGCACAGGCGCTCGACGCAGCGGACGAACTGGCACCCCTGCGGAAGCTGTTCACCCTCGACGACACCGTCTACCTGGACGGCAACTCGCTCGGCGCGCTGCCCCGCCATGTGCCCGCCCGGCTGCAGGAGGTCCTCACCCGCGAGTGGGGCGAGCTGCGCATCCGGTCCTGGGACGAGAGCGGCTGGTGGACCGCGCCGGAGCGGATCGGCGACCGCATCGCGCCGATCGTCGGGGCGGGCGCCGGACAGATCGTCGTCGGCGACTCGACGAGCGTGAACGTCTTCAAGGCCGTCGTCGCCGCGACCCGGCTGGCCCCCGAGGGCCGCGACGAGATCCTGGTCGACGCCGCCACGTTCCCCACCGACGGGTACATCGCCACGTCGGCGGCCCGGATGACCGGTCACCGGATCGTCCCGGTCGCCCCCGCCGACGTGCCGGACGCGCTCGGCCCGCGTACCGCCGCCGTGCTGCTCAACCACGTCGACTACCGCTCCGGCCGGCTCCACGACCTGCCCGGACTCACCGCAGCCGTGCACAACGCGGGCGCGGTCGCCGTCTGGGACCTGTGCCACAGCGCGGGCGCGCTGCCCGTCGGCCTGGACGAGCACGGGGTGGACCTGGCGGTCGGCTGCACGTACAAGTACCTCAACGGCGGCCCCGGTTCGCCCGCGTACCTGTACGTCGCCGAGCGCCATCAGGCGGCCTTCGACTCGCCCCTGCCCGGGTGGACGTCGCACGCCGACCCGTTCGCGATGACGCCCGGGTACGCCCCCGCCGACGGTGCCGTACGCGGCCGGGTCGGGACGCCCGACATCCTGTCCATGCTGGCGCTGGAGGCGTCCCTCGACGTCTGGGACGGGGTCGGGATCGAGGCGGTCCGGGCCAAGTCCCTGGCGCTGACGGACTTCTTCCTGGAATGCGTCGACGCGTACGCCCCCGCGGGCCGGGTCACCTCGGCCACCCCGGCCGCCCACGCGGAACGCGGCAGCCAGGTCGCGCTGCGGTGCGAGGACGCCGAACCCGTGATGGGTGCACTCATCCCGCGCGGTGTCGTCGGGGACCTTCGGCGGCCGGATGTGCTGCGGTTCGGCTTCACACCGCTGTACGTCGGTTTCGCCGACGCGGAACGTGCGGCGCGGGTCCTCGCGGACGTGTTGACCGGTACGGCCGCTCCGGCGGCGTAG
- a CDS encoding SUKH-4 family immunity protein gives MLFDIGGDGDDGRDRSRHIRASREVLADVVNRPEDLRALCDIGFPQRPFYLAPVLVADGCAVEAGRPIVDLDDEVVIIEEEFGNILLFGAVQGWYLFLGLDDGTVHAIPDELELFDGDLRPVHTDLSSLRHLLELLHRRVLKVDRERTGGDRSAPYAELDRFADGIQAEFARVDPVAFSEEESRESPWVYFFGDLRGGLYGTYYSRPGRP, from the coding sequence ATGCTTTTCGATATCGGCGGCGACGGCGACGACGGGCGCGACCGCTCCCGCCACATCCGGGCCTCGCGCGAGGTCCTCGCCGACGTGGTGAACCGTCCGGAGGACCTCCGGGCACTGTGCGACATCGGCTTTCCGCAGCGCCCCTTCTACCTGGCCCCCGTCCTTGTCGCGGACGGCTGTGCGGTCGAGGCGGGCCGCCCGATCGTGGACCTCGATGACGAGGTGGTGATCATCGAGGAGGAGTTCGGCAACATCCTGCTCTTCGGCGCGGTTCAGGGCTGGTACCTCTTCCTCGGCCTCGACGACGGCACGGTGCACGCCATCCCCGACGAGCTGGAGCTCTTCGACGGGGACCTGCGCCCGGTCCACACGGACCTCTCCTCGCTCCGCCACCTGCTGGAACTGCTGCACCGGCGCGTGCTGAAGGTGGACCGCGAGCGCACCGGCGGCGACCGGAGCGCGCCTTACGCCGAGCTCGACCGCTTCGCCGACGGAATCCAGGCCGAGTTCGCACGTGTCGACCCGGTTGCCTTCTCCGAGGAGGAGTCCAGAGAGAGCCCCTGGGTCTACTTCTTCGGTGACCTCCGGGGCGGTCTGTACGGCACGTACTACTCCCGGCCCGGTCGGCCCTGA
- a CDS encoding alpha/beta hydrolase family protein, translating into MSDSAARDQDAAETEAAFSHPVVAPDVSAAYGSHPDQVIDFYAPRDGRAGAPVVVVLHGGAWRAPYDRLHMSPFADFLARRGFAVASVEYRRGSELPQQRGSGPVAGRWPETFDDVAAAMDALPELLARHMPAADARRIVVTGHSAGGQLALWAGARHVLPEGSPWRLPRPPALRGVVALAPIADFASAVALDVCSGAIGQFLGREEDFAERGAQADPALLLPTGIATAVVQGTTDLTVPQAVSEAFVDAAAKEGEMVGLTLLPGVGHFPLIDPTADACAVVAEEIAQLAW; encoded by the coding sequence ATGTCGGATTCTGCCGCGCGTGATCAGGACGCAGCCGAGACCGAGGCGGCGTTCTCGCATCCGGTGGTCGCCCCCGATGTTTCCGCCGCCTACGGCAGCCACCCGGACCAGGTGATCGACTTCTACGCCCCGCGCGACGGGCGCGCCGGTGCGCCCGTCGTGGTCGTCCTGCACGGCGGGGCGTGGCGGGCACCTTACGACCGGCTCCACATGTCGCCGTTCGCGGACTTCCTGGCCAGGCGCGGCTTCGCCGTCGCCAGCGTCGAGTACCGGCGCGGCAGCGAGCTCCCGCAGCAGCGGGGCTCCGGCCCCGTCGCGGGCCGCTGGCCGGAGACCTTCGACGACGTCGCGGCGGCGATGGACGCGCTGCCGGAGCTGCTGGCGCGGCACATGCCCGCGGCGGACGCCCGCCGGATCGTCGTCACCGGGCACTCCGCGGGCGGGCAGCTGGCTCTGTGGGCCGGCGCCCGGCACGTCCTGCCGGAGGGTTCGCCGTGGCGGCTGCCGCGCCCGCCCGCGCTGCGCGGTGTGGTGGCCCTGGCCCCGATCGCGGACTTCGCCTCGGCTGTCGCCCTGGACGTGTGCTCGGGCGCGATCGGGCAGTTCCTCGGGCGGGAGGAGGACTTCGCCGAACGCGGTGCGCAGGCCGACCCGGCGCTGCTGCTGCCCACCGGCATCGCGACCGCGGTCGTGCAGGGCACCACCGACCTCACCGTCCCGCAGGCCGTCTCGGAGGCGTTCGTCGACGCGGCGGCGAAGGAGGGCGAGATGGTGGGGCTGACGCTGCTGCCGGGCGTCGGACACTTCCCGCTGATCGATCCGACGGCCGACGCCTGCGCCGTGGTCGCCGAGGAGATCGCCCAGCTGGCCTGGTGA
- a CDS encoding sensor histidine kinase: MTKTKTRSPELRVAAGAIAGLRQDLIHDAFAYRPLARMRTDGLLTRRLSAGLRARAAWTPHAVVLAAALIAFVAGFSRTGNAGVLVSGLLPAACIGMTLVRPVGAFWMSMALIPVTMVVGGIDGPWGPSTFFAHLVVLSVVAARTGPRTAAWMWGLTVLVGTLLENAAGWDFVGSTAAMAVTSAFALLLVSLVQVRREAEREVTVQRTVTAVERDRRTLLEERTTIARELHDVVAHHMSVVAIQAEAAPYRVQNPPPELEQAFVTIRENAVAALTELRRVLGVVRAEDYEAPDAPQPTLAELDGLLANVGEAGLPAEKTVTGAVRELPQGVELSAYRIIQEALSNSLRHAPGATAKVEIGYVLGGLGLRVVNGPPTGPVKPSPGAGHGITGMRERVAMLNGEMTAEPTTEGGYEVTAFIPVQAAPSDAPAKEQP; this comes from the coding sequence GTGACCAAGACCAAGACCAGAAGCCCGGAGCTCCGGGTGGCCGCAGGGGCGATAGCCGGCCTGCGCCAGGACCTCATCCACGACGCGTTCGCCTATCGTCCGCTGGCGCGGATGCGGACCGACGGGCTGCTGACCCGGCGGCTTTCGGCGGGACTCCGGGCGCGGGCCGCGTGGACTCCGCACGCGGTGGTCCTGGCGGCCGCGCTGATCGCCTTCGTGGCAGGGTTCTCCCGAACCGGCAACGCCGGCGTCCTCGTGTCGGGGCTGCTGCCCGCCGCCTGCATCGGGATGACGCTGGTCAGGCCGGTCGGGGCGTTCTGGATGTCGATGGCGCTCATCCCGGTGACCATGGTCGTCGGCGGCATCGACGGGCCGTGGGGGCCCAGTACCTTCTTCGCGCACCTGGTGGTGCTGTCCGTCGTCGCGGCGAGGACCGGGCCGCGCACCGCGGCCTGGATGTGGGGCCTGACCGTGCTGGTCGGCACGCTCCTGGAGAACGCCGCAGGGTGGGACTTCGTGGGGTCCACCGCGGCCATGGCGGTGACCTCCGCGTTCGCGCTGCTGCTGGTGAGCCTGGTGCAGGTCCGCCGGGAGGCGGAGCGCGAGGTCACCGTGCAGCGCACCGTCACCGCCGTCGAGCGCGACCGGCGCACGCTGCTGGAGGAGCGCACCACCATCGCCCGTGAGCTGCACGATGTGGTCGCCCACCACATGTCGGTCGTCGCGATCCAGGCCGAGGCCGCCCCCTACCGGGTCCAGAATCCGCCGCCCGAGCTGGAACAGGCCTTCGTCACCATCCGGGAGAACGCCGTCGCGGCCCTCACCGAACTGCGCCGGGTCCTCGGCGTCGTACGGGCCGAGGACTACGAGGCGCCGGACGCCCCGCAGCCCACCCTGGCCGAGCTGGACGGGCTCCTCGCCAACGTCGGCGAGGCCGGGCTGCCGGCGGAGAAGACCGTGACCGGTGCGGTGCGGGAACTGCCCCAGGGCGTCGAACTGTCGGCGTACCGGATCATTCAGGAAGCCCTCAGCAACAGCCTGCGGCACGCACCGGGCGCCACCGCCAAGGTCGAGATCGGCTATGTGCTGGGCGGGCTCGGGCTGCGCGTCGTCAACGGTCCGCCGACCGGTCCGGTGAAGCCCTCGCCCGGCGCCGGGCACGGGATCACGGGCATGCGGGAGAGGGTGGCGATGCTGAACGGTGAGATGACGGCCGAGCCGACCACGGAAGGCGGTTACGAGGTCACCGCCTTCATCCCCGTGCAGGCCGCGCCGTCCGACGCGCCCGCCAAGGAGCAGCCATGA
- a CDS encoding response regulator transcription factor, with the protein MTTPAAAPIRVLIVDDQMMVREGFSVLLNAMPGIEVVGEAVNGRQAVAQVAALRPDVVLMDIRMPELNGIEATREIVAADADAKVLVLTTFDLDEYVYQALRAGASGFLLKDASARQLADGVRVVASGEALLAPTVTRRLITEFSKLAAAPRPPALAQIGDLTERETEVLVLIAQGLSNAEIASHLVVAESTIKTHVSRILVKLGLRDRTQAAVFAYEARLVTPS; encoded by the coding sequence ATGACCACGCCCGCCGCCGCGCCGATCCGGGTGCTGATCGTCGACGACCAGATGATGGTCCGCGAGGGCTTCTCGGTCCTCCTCAACGCGATGCCGGGCATCGAGGTCGTCGGCGAGGCGGTCAACGGGCGCCAGGCCGTCGCCCAGGTCGCGGCGCTCCGGCCCGACGTGGTGCTGATGGACATCCGGATGCCGGAGCTCAACGGCATCGAGGCGACCCGTGAGATCGTCGCCGCCGACGCGGATGCGAAGGTGCTGGTGCTCACCACCTTCGACCTCGACGAGTACGTCTACCAGGCGCTGCGCGCCGGTGCTTCCGGCTTCCTCCTCAAGGACGCCTCGGCCCGCCAACTCGCTGACGGTGTGCGCGTGGTGGCGTCCGGTGAGGCGCTTCTCGCCCCCACGGTCACCCGGCGCCTGATCACGGAGTTCTCCAAGCTCGCGGCGGCCCCGCGGCCACCGGCTCTCGCCCAGATCGGCGATCTCACGGAGCGCGAGACGGAGGTGCTCGTCCTGATCGCCCAGGGCCTGTCGAACGCGGAGATCGCCTCGCACCTGGTGGTCGCCGAGTCCACCATCAAGACCCATGTGAGCCGCATCCTGGTCAAGCTGGGCCTGCGCGACCGTACGCAGGCGGCCGTCTTCGCCTACGAGGCCCGGCTGGTCACGCCGTCGTGA
- a CDS encoding cytochrome P450, with amino-acid sequence MDQPTPSAPGPEAPFDPWSAAFVADPYPAYAELRATGRAHYFEPTRQWLVPHYADVSALLRDRRLGRTYLHRFTHEEFGRTPPPAAHEPFETLNGQGLLDLEAPDHTRIRRLVSKAFTPRTVEQLLPTVQRLATGLVDDFVAQGGGDLLTAVAEPLPVAVIAEMLGIPESDRAPLRPWSAAICGMFELNPSEETARAAVRASLDFSAYLRELIAQRRGNPGTDLISALIAAHDEGERLTEQEMVSTCVLLLNAGHEATVNTTVNGWWTLLRHPEQLAALRADHGLLPTAVEELMRYDTPLQMFERWVLDDIEIDGTVIPRGSEVALLFGSANRDPARFADPDTLDLARQENPHITFGAGIHFCLGAPLARAELAASFGELLRKAPGMRLVAEPEWNPGYVIRGVKELRVEL; translated from the coding sequence ATGGACCAGCCCACGCCCTCCGCCCCCGGCCCCGAGGCCCCGTTCGACCCCTGGTCGGCGGCGTTCGTCGCCGACCCGTACCCCGCCTACGCCGAGCTGCGTGCCACCGGCCGGGCGCACTATTTCGAGCCGACCCGCCAGTGGCTCGTCCCGCACTACGCCGACGTGTCGGCACTGCTGCGCGACCGGCGGCTGGGCCGCACTTATCTGCACCGGTTCACGCACGAGGAGTTCGGCCGGACGCCGCCGCCCGCCGCGCACGAGCCGTTCGAGACGCTCAACGGGCAGGGGCTGCTGGACCTTGAGGCGCCGGACCACACACGGATCCGCCGGCTCGTCTCCAAGGCGTTCACCCCGCGCACCGTCGAACAGCTCCTTCCGACCGTTCAGCGACTGGCCACCGGACTCGTCGACGACTTCGTCGCCCAGGGCGGGGGCGATCTGCTGACGGCGGTCGCGGAGCCGCTGCCGGTCGCCGTGATCGCCGAGATGCTCGGCATCCCGGAGTCCGACCGTGCGCCGCTGCGGCCCTGGTCGGCGGCGATCTGCGGAATGTTCGAGCTCAACCCGTCCGAGGAGACCGCCCGCGCCGCCGTCCGCGCCTCCCTCGACTTCTCGGCGTATCTGCGCGAGCTGATCGCGCAGCGGCGAGGCAACCCGGGTACGGATCTCATCTCCGCGCTCATCGCCGCCCATGACGAGGGCGAGCGGCTGACCGAGCAGGAGATGGTCTCCACGTGCGTACTGCTGCTGAACGCGGGACACGAGGCGACCGTCAACACCACGGTGAACGGCTGGTGGACGCTGCTGCGCCACCCGGAACAGCTGGCCGCCCTGCGGGCGGACCACGGGCTGCTGCCGACCGCGGTGGAGGAGCTGATGCGGTACGACACCCCGTTGCAGATGTTCGAGCGCTGGGTGCTCGACGACATCGAGATCGACGGCACGGTCATTCCGCGTGGCTCGGAGGTGGCCCTGCTCTTCGGCTCGGCCAACCGCGACCCGGCCCGCTTCGCCGACCCGGACACGCTGGACCTCGCCCGGCAGGAGAACCCGCACATCACCTTCGGCGCGGGCATCCACTTCTGTCTCGGGGCCCCGCTGGCCCGTGCCGAACTGGCTGCCTCCTTCGGTGAGTTGCTGCGCAAGGCGCCGGGCATGCGGCTGGTCGCGGAGCCGGAGTGGAACCCGGGCTATGTGATCAGGGGCGTGAAGGAACTGCGCGTCGAGCTCTGA